Genomic DNA from Acidimicrobiales bacterium:
CCATGGTCGGCGAAGAACGACTCGGGAGAAGCACGGAAGGCTTCCTGCTGCTGCTCGTCCTGGAGCAGCGATTCGATGGTTCGACGAATGCTCACGTCTCGCATCATGCCATGGCCGCCGAATCCCCCCATCGGGGATGTCCCCGTGGGTCGGTGGGGGATTGGCCAACTAAGCTGGCCGCCGGAGGGAAACAGACGTGAGTTACCAGGTAGGAATCGATCTCGGCACCACGTACACCGCAGCAGCGGTGCACCGCGACGAGAAGGCGTCCATCTTCTCGCTCGGAGGGCGAGCGGCGGCGATCCCGTCGGTCGTCCTGCTACGGGAAGACGAGACCATCCTCACCGGCGAAGCCGCCGTTCGCCGCGCCATCACCGAGCCCGAGCGAGTCGCTCGTGAGTTCAAGCGTCGGCTCGGCGACACCACCCCGATCATCGTCGGGGGCAGTCCGTACTCAGCCGAGGCGCTGATGGCCCGGCTCCTGCGAGCGGTCCTCGATGAGGTCACCACTCGAGAGGGCGGCGCGCCCAGCCGGATCGCGGTGTCGCATCCGGCGAACTGGGGCCCGTACAAGCTCGATCTGTTCCGCCAGGCCCTGCGGCTGGCCGGCCTCGACCAGGACTCGGTGGTCACGCTCACCGAGCCCGAGGCGGCCGCCATCTCCTACGCCAACCAGGAACGGGTCGAGGAAGGGCAGATCGTCGCGGTGTACGACCTCGGCGGTGGCACGTTCGACGCCTGCGTGCTCCAACGCACCCACGAGGGGTTCGACATCATCGGCAAGCCCGAGGGCATCGAGCGCCTGGGCGGCATCGACTTCGACGCGGCGGTCTTCGCCCACGTCGCCCGCTCCCTCGACAACGCATTGAGCGAGCTCGATCCCGACGACCCGAACGCCATGGCGGCGGTATCTCGTCTGCGGAATGACTGCGTCGACGCGAAGGAAGCGCTGTCGTCCGACACCGACGCCACCATCCCGGTGTTGTTGCCAAACCTGCAGACCGAGGTCCGTCTCACTCGGCGGGAGTTCGAGTCGGTGGTCCGGCCATCGTTGGCCGACAGCATCGAAGCGATGCGACGAGCCGTCGCCTCGGCCGGTATCGAGATGGACCAGGTCGCCAAGGTGCTCCTCGTCGGCGGATCGAGCCGAATCCCGCTCGTCGCCCAGATGGTTGCCTCCGACCTCGGCCGCCCGGTTGCCGTCGATGCCCACCCGAAGCACGCCATCGCGCTCGGCGCGGCCTATGCCGCAGCCGCCGCCGGTGGCGACGCCCAGGGCCCCACCGGTCGCGCTGCCGCCCCGGTCGCCGACAACTCTCGCCCCGCCACGCCACCGGCCCCCGTGCCCCCTCTCGAAGCGGCACCACCGCTGTCGATTCCGACCCCTCGTCCTGCGCCGAAGGCTGAACCCCAGCCCGAGCCCACGCCACAGCCGGTCGCTCCGCCGGTCTCGCAGTCGATCCCCGAGCCGACAACGCCAGAGCCGGTGGCCGAGGCTCCTGCTCCGCCGGCCACCGAGCCCCCTCGCAAGCCGATGGGTGTGCCCAGCGCCGCTGACTCCCAACCGGTGCCTCGGCCCGAACCCAGGCCCGAACCCCAGGTACAGCGAGAGCCCAGCGAGGGGGTCACCGCTCCCGTCGGCAATCGCACACCGATGCTGCTGGGCCTTGCTGCCGTCGTGCTGATCGCTGCCATCGGCGGCTACTTCGTCCTCAAGGGGGGTGGCGACGACGGCGACACCGCGGCCGGCGCCGAAACCACCACCTCGGCACCTGGCGACGAGGCGACCACCACCTCGGCCCCTGATGCGGAGGAGACCACCACCACCGCCGCGCCCGAGACCAACGCCGATGCCGAGACCCAGGCCGCGGCCGAGGCCGTGATCGCCGCTGCCGGTGTTGCCGACTTCGTCTCGGTCGAGGTGGTCGACGGCATCGCCACACTCAGCGGCGAGATCGACCGATCCACCAATACCGAGGTCCGGGCGGCGATGAAGAAGGACGCCGACGTGAAGGCCTTCGGCAGCGACGACGCCCTCACGGTGCTCGAAGACGACGAGTGGTGTGGCCCGACGGTGAGGGCCAACGATCGCTACGCCTGCATCACCTCGGCCATCTGGAACGGCTCGGAACTCGAGGTGCTCTACGACACCGAGAACAACAACGAGCCGTTCAACGTCAACGGCAGCTACCACTACCACGTCTTCCCGAGCGAGACGCCGGTGGCGAACTCCGGTGTCATCGCCGAAGGCGCCGAGTCCCAGGGCAGCATTGCCGGCAACCCGGGGTGGGAGGTCCACGGTGACCCGGCCGGCTATGTGTCGAGTCTCTTCGGCAAGGTCGGCAAGATCTGCATCCGCATCGCCACGCCCCAGCACGCCATCGAGTCGTTGACGTCGGGGAACTGCTGGCCCGTCACCGACGAGAGCTGATCAGTCGAGCTCGTCGAGCACGACCACCTCGTCGGGGAGTTGCGGCAGGATCGTCGCCACGAAGTCGGCGGCCGCCTGTTCCAGACCGATGTCTTGGCCCTCGCGCTCGGACATGTACCAGAGGTGGTCGAGGATCTGGTGGTACAGCTCGGCGTCGGTGAGGCGCCCCCGCAGCTCCTGCGGCACGGCCTGGAGTGTGGGTTCGTAGCGCTCGGTGAGCCATCGGTAGACCCTGATGGCGTCGGGCAAGGCCCGGTTCTCCGCCTGCTCCAGGAACGCGCCGTAGCCATGCACGGCGCTGAGGAGCCGCCGGGCCTGGTTCTCCTCGGCTTCGATGCCGGTCAGTCGCTGCAGTTCCCGGCGGTGGTGGCCTTCCTCGACCACCTTCGGCCGGAAGGTGATGCGGTTGCCGCTGTCGTCGTTGGTCAGCTGGAGTTCGACCGTGTCGAAGCCGAGGTCGTTCAATCGTTCGAGCCGCTGGCCGATTCGCCAGAGTTCGCTCGAATCGAGCTGGTCGACCTGGGTGAGTTCGCTCCACAGCTCGTCGTAGCGGACCTGCAACTGTTCGACCACGTGGATCGGGTCGACGCCGCGTAGTTTCCCGAGCGCTTCGAGTTCGTACAGGCCGCCGGCGATGTTCTCGCAGGCGATGTCGATGTCGAGCTGGCGCTGGCCGTCGGTGAGGGTGTCGTGGCGTTCCCCGGTTTCGGTGTCGACGAGGTAGGCCACGAGTGCGCCGGCATCGCGGCGGAACAGGGCGTTGCCGAGCGAGCAGTCGCCCCAGAAGAACCCGACGAGGTGGATCCGGGTGAGCAAGATGGCGAGGGCGTCGATCAGCTTCTCGTGGAGGCCGTCGTTTCCGGGCGAGGCGAACAGGTGCAGGTAGGGGAGCGAATAGCGCAGGTGCTTGGTGATGAGCACCGACTCGAGCGGCTGACCGGCCTCGTCGGTGCGGTCCATGGCGATGCCGACGAGGTCGACCACTGGCAGGCCTTCCTCGGCGAGCCAGTCGAGCATCGAGTACTCCCGTTCGGTCAGCCTCGGCGGCAGCTCCTTGCAGGCGTAGTAGGTGTCGCCGTGGCTGATGAAGCGAACGACGTGACGGTGTCGACCCTTGGCCAGACGGACGGCGAGCTCGTCGGGCCAGTCCTCGAGCGGGGTCGACCACGGCAGATCCAAGAAGTTGGGCTGCGGCGACGTCGACGTCTTCAGCGTGAGGGCGACCATGCTCGAACGCTAGCGACTAGACACGTGGTCGTGATCGAACGTCTCACGCCCCACGAGTCCGCCGTCGCCCCGCCATCGATGGCCGGTCCCGACCATCCGATGCGCAAGGTGACCCGGCGGGTGGCGTTCGACGGCGGTTGGGACGCCGAGCGCGCCCGCAAGGTCGGGGCCCTCTTCGACGGCATGGCGGCGGATTGGGCGTCGGACTCGGTCGAGCCGTCGACGGCGAGCGTCATCGGCGACGGCCTCGAGCGCGGCCGCCTCGACCGGAGCGGGCGGTGGATCGAACTCGGCAGCGGGACGGGTGCCGGCACCAGGGTGCTGGCGCCGCACGTGGCGCAACTCACGGCCTTCGACCTGGCGGCCGCCATGCTGGCCGAAGCCCCGGCACATCTCGCGCCCCGGGTCCACGGCGACGCCAACGTCCTGCCGTTCGCCGACGCGACGTTCGACGTGGTGGTGATGGTGAACATGCTGCTGTTCCCGCACGAGGTCGACCGTGTGCTTCGACCGTCGGGTTCAGTGCTGTGGGTCAACACGCTCGGCGATCAGACGCCGATCCACCTGCCACCCGACGATGTGTGCCGTGCCCTCCCCGGTGAGTGGTGCGGAGTGACGGCAGAGGCGGGCACCGGCTTCTGGGCGGTCCTCACTCGATCGTGATCAACCGGCGGCGAGGATGGTCTCGGCAGCCGACAGGCCCGAGAGGAACGCTCCCTCGACCTTCGACCCGCCGAACGCGTCGCCGGCCAGCACCAGGGGTCCGGGCGTGCGCGCGATGGTGAGGCTGCGCTCGCTCCGCGGTACGACCGGGCCGGCGTAGCGCCACTTCTTGACCTGGTACTCGACGATCCGTGCTTCCGGGTCGGCGTCGGCGAGCACCGCTCGGGCTTGCGGCACCAAGATGTCGGCGATCGCCGCATCCCGACGATCGAACAACTCGGCGCTCAGCGCGTGGGCGGTGTGGAACGTGACCGTGCGTTCGGGACTGATGCCCTTCGCCTGGTTGTCGGCGATGAAGCTGAAGGTCGGATCGTCGGGTTGCTGGAGCGCTCCGGAGGGGCCGAAGTCGGGACGGCCGACGACCTTCGTGAGCAGCGCGATGACCTGGTGGTAGGTGATGGCACGCAAATCGTCGAGCGTGACGCCGTTGTCGAGCCGGGCGGCGCCGTCGGTGAGCAGGTCGATCGTCTGCGGCACCGGCGGCGTGGCGATGACCGAGCCGACTTCGTCGACGTCGCGCGCCCCGGATTCGTACGACACGCCCCAGGCGTCGTCCATCTGGAGCAGGGCCTGGGCCCGGACCCGGGTGACGATCGTGACGAGTTCCGAATCAAGTGAAGCAGCGAGGTGTTTGGCCAGCTGGTTCATGCCACCGTTGGTGCGGTAGCGGGGGTAGCCGTCCTCGACCCCGAAGCCGCGACACCACTCGCTCGTGACCCCCGCCTCGGTCCACTCGGCGACGGCAGCAGTGAACTCGGGCGATCGGGTGGTGAAGAACTGGGCCCCGTGATCAAGCACACCGCTGCCGAGACGGCGGGTCGCCAGGCGTCCGCCGACGCTCCTGCCCTTGTCGACGACGATCACCCGTCGACCGCTCTCGCTGAGCCGGCGCGCTGCCACGAGCCCGGCGAGCCCGGCGCCGATGATCAGGGTCGGGGCGGCGTCATTCGATGCGTCGTTGGTCACCGCCCAACTGTAAGCAGCAACAAATGTTGTTGAAAGTCATCGCACTGGTTGGGCTTCGCTCGCCAGCGGGCAATCCTGTGCCCATGGCACGCATTCTCGTCACTGAGGAACTCGCTCCGACCGGTCTCGACAAGCTTCGAGCGGCCGGACACGAGGTCGACATCCAGCTCGGGCTGTCGCCCGAGGAACTCGTGGCGGCGATGCCCGGTGCCGCAGCGCTGATCATCCGCTCGGCCACCACCGTGACCGAAGAGGTGTTGGCGGCGGGCACCGATCTCACCGTCGTCGGTCGGGCCGGGATCGGTCTCGACAATGTCGACGTCGAAGCGGCCACCAAGCGTGGCGTCATGGTCTGCAACGCGCCGCAGTCGAACATCGTCACCACGGCCGAGCAGACGATGGCGCTGATCCTGGCCCAGGCCCGCAACATCCCGCAGGCTGACGCCGCCCTCAAGGCTGGTCGTTGGGAGCGGTCGAAGTGGACCGGTATCGAGCTCTACGACAAGACGCTCGGCATCGTCGGACTGGGACGCGTCGGCAAGCTCGTCGCCCAGCGAGCGCTGGCGTTCGGCATGAAGCTCATCGCGTACGACCCCTACATCTCCGAAGACCGGGCTCGTCAGCTGTCGGTCGAGCTGGTCGGTCTCGACGAGCTTGCGGCTCGGGCTGACATCGTCACCCTGCACGTCATCAAGACGCCCGAGACCGTCGGGCTGATCGGCGCCGATTTCTTCGCCAAGGCGAAGGACGGCATCCGCATCATCAACGTGGCTCGTGGCGGCGTGGTCGACGAGGCCGCCCTGCACGACGCCCTGGTGTCCGGCAAGGCCGCTGCCGCCGGCCTCGACGTGTTCGATACCGAACCGAAGACCGAATCGCCGCTGTTCTCGTTGCCCAACATCGTGGTCACGCCCCACCTCGGAGCGTCCACCCACGAGGCCCAGGACAAGGCCGGCGTCACCATCGCCGAGCAGGTCAACCTGGCGCTGGCCGGCGACTTCGTGCCGTTCGCCGTCAACATCGACGCCGCCGAGGTGGCGGGCACCATGAAGCCGTACCTCCCTCTCGCCGAGCAGCTCGGTCGGATGTTCGCGTCGTTCGTCGGCGACCTGCCGAGCACCGTCTCGGTGCGTTTCGAGGGCGAGATCGGCGGCTATGACAATCGTCTGGCCACCCTTTCGGCGATCAAGGGCCTGCTGTCGGTCGGCGCCACCGAGCCGGTGTCGTTCGTCAATGCCAACCCGCTCCTGGCCGAGCGCGGCGTCACCGTCACCCCAGTTGCCGACTCGACGTCTCGCGACTTCGTGAACAAGCTGACCATCGAAGGTGGTGACCACTCCATGTCGGCCACCCTCGTCGGCCTGCGTGACGAGGCCCGGATCATCGAGATCGACGGGCACGACGTCGACATCCCGCCGAGCGAGCACATGCTGGTCGTCCGCAACGATGATCGGCCGGGCGTGATCGGCGTCGTCGGCACGATGCTTGGTGAGGCCCAACTGAACGTGTCCGACATGGCCGTGGGCCGTGACCCCGGTGGCAACTCCGCCACGATGGTCATCACCACTCGCTCCCAGGTACCCACCGACCTCATCGCCAAGTTGGCGTCAGCCGAGGGCATCCTCAGCGTCGACGCCATCGAGTGCTGCTGAACGGCCGCCGCACTGAGGGAGGGGCGCGTCGAAGCACCGGCGGAGGCCGGTGGTTCGGGTGGCTGGGATCAGGTGGGGCTCAGCCGCCGGGCCAGATGCCGAGCGATTCGAGCCGAGTTTTGTGTCTGTGACATGGGCCGCATCTGGCTCGACCATTCGTCGGGACGGTGGGTCCGCCGTCGATGTGGCGAATCGTGTGATCGGCCTCGCAGTAGGAGGCGTGGGTGGAACAGCCGGCGCCCTGGCAGTGGCGATCCCGGATCATGATGCCCACCCGCTTGGCCCCCTTGAACAGGCGGGCTCGCTCGCTGGCAGTGAAGTCTGAGGTCTCGGTTTCGAAGACGAACTTGCGGACATAGCCGGCAAGAGCGAAGTCGAGTGCGTCGGCCGGTGCGAGCGGCATGCCCGAGAGGGTTTCGCATCGGTAGGTGCGGGCCCGCTCGGTGGCGTCGTTGGTCGCTCGGACGGGAGCTGGCAGCCCAACCGCCTGGGCGTCGCGGCGCTCGGCCTCGGCGATGGCGGTGTCGCTATCCATCACGATGTTGGCCGTGACGTGTGCGGTGCCAGGATCGGTGGCGATGCCCGAGTGCAGCAGCGACATCAGGGCGTCGTGCCACCGTTCGGTGTCGGTACGCAGGAGGTCGTCGAGGCTGGCGTCGCTGCCGACCCGTGCTTGGGCTTCGGCCCAGTCGGCTTCGAAGAGTTCGGCGACCTTGGCACGGAGCCCGGCTTCGATGGTGGCGAAGTGCGCCGTGGTGGTGTCGAGCTCACAGATGAGTTGGTGCCCGTTGCGGGTGTAGTTGAAGCGTCGCTTGTCGTGGGCCTGGGCGGCGAGATCATTCGGATCGACGGGGTCGACCAGCACCTCCCACGCTCGGAACAGATGGATGCACTCGACCCAGGGGCTGGTGGCCCAGCCGAGCAAGATGTCGAGGTCACGTTCGAGGTAGGGACGGAGCGCCCGCTGGTTCCAGATGCGAGTGAAGAGTCGAAGGTGATCGGCGTTGATGCGCCCGTTCCGGTAGGACTCGCCGATGCGCGGATGATGGTGATGGATGAGGCGAGCCAGGTTGACGTCTCGACCGGCGGTGTTCCGGTGGGTGCGAATTTCGTCGGCCAGCCAGTTGGCGGTGTCACGGTGGACCGCTCGCTTCGCCCGGTCGCGCTGGTGGGCACGGTTCAGCACCGCCAGGTAGTCAGCGTGGGCGATCTGGGCGGAGGCAGCGTGTGCGAGGACGGCCGCACGCAGTTCGGGGTCGGCGATCTCGGCCGGATCCATCGACACCGGCTCGAAGTAGTCGACGAACAACTCCCGCTCGTGATGTCGATTGCCGCCAACCATGGAGTAATGGTATCGAACATATGTTGCGTAGAGAACGTTTGAAAACAGAAATAGACATATTCAAAATGTGATACATGTCAGATAGTGGGAAAGGAGCGAAGGTGCGGGAGCGACCTGCGACCGGCAGACTCGGGCTCCATCGGTACGTGTCAGGAACGAGTGCGGCGATGAATGACGAGGAGCGCAACGCAGGCCTCTCGAGGACTCCCGGCTATCAGTACGCACAGGTGGTTGGTGACCAGCTCTTCATCGCCGGTCAGGTGCCGCTGGAT
This window encodes:
- a CDS encoding Hsp70 family protein: MSYQVGIDLGTTYTAAAVHRDEKASIFSLGGRAAAIPSVVLLREDETILTGEAAVRRAITEPERVAREFKRRLGDTTPIIVGGSPYSAEALMARLLRAVLDEVTTREGGAPSRIAVSHPANWGPYKLDLFRQALRLAGLDQDSVVTLTEPEAAAISYANQERVEEGQIVAVYDLGGGTFDACVLQRTHEGFDIIGKPEGIERLGGIDFDAAVFAHVARSLDNALSELDPDDPNAMAAVSRLRNDCVDAKEALSSDTDATIPVLLPNLQTEVRLTRREFESVVRPSLADSIEAMRRAVASAGIEMDQVAKVLLVGGSSRIPLVAQMVASDLGRPVAVDAHPKHAIALGAAYAAAAAGGDAQGPTGRAAAPVADNSRPATPPAPVPPLEAAPPLSIPTPRPAPKAEPQPEPTPQPVAPPVSQSIPEPTTPEPVAEAPAPPATEPPRKPMGVPSAADSQPVPRPEPRPEPQVQREPSEGVTAPVGNRTPMLLGLAAVVLIAAIGGYFVLKGGGDDGDTAAGAETTTSAPGDEATTTSAPDAEETTTTAAPETNADAETQAAAEAVIAAAGVADFVSVEVVDGIATLSGEIDRSTNTEVRAAMKKDADVKAFGSDDALTVLEDDEWCGPTVRANDRYACITSAIWNGSELEVLYDTENNNEPFNVNGSYHYHVFPSETPVANSGVIAEGAESQGSIAGNPGWEVHGDPAGYVSSLFGKVGKICIRIATPQHAIESLTSGNCWPVTDES
- a CDS encoding DUF4032 domain-containing protein, which produces MVALTLKTSTSPQPNFLDLPWSTPLEDWPDELAVRLAKGRHRHVVRFISHGDTYYACKELPPRLTEREYSMLDWLAEEGLPVVDLVGIAMDRTDEAGQPLESVLITKHLRYSLPYLHLFASPGNDGLHEKLIDALAILLTRIHLVGFFWGDCSLGNALFRRDAGALVAYLVDTETGERHDTLTDGQRQLDIDIACENIAGGLYELEALGKLRGVDPIHVVEQLQVRYDELWSELTQVDQLDSSELWRIGQRLERLNDLGFDTVELQLTNDDSGNRITFRPKVVEEGHHRRELQRLTGIEAEENQARRLLSAVHGYGAFLEQAENRALPDAIRVYRWLTERYEPTLQAVPQELRGRLTDAELYHQILDHLWYMSEREGQDIGLEQAAADFVATILPQLPDEVVVLDELD
- a CDS encoding class I SAM-dependent methyltransferase; this translates as MIERLTPHESAVAPPSMAGPDHPMRKVTRRVAFDGGWDAERARKVGALFDGMAADWASDSVEPSTASVIGDGLERGRLDRSGRWIELGSGTGAGTRVLAPHVAQLTAFDLAAAMLAEAPAHLAPRVHGDANVLPFADATFDVVVMVNMLLFPHEVDRVLRPSGSVLWVNTLGDQTPIHLPPDDVCRALPGEWCGVTAEAGTGFWAVLTRS
- a CDS encoding FAD-dependent oxidoreductase codes for the protein MTNDASNDAAPTLIIGAGLAGLVAARRLSESGRRVIVVDKGRSVGGRLATRRLGSGVLDHGAQFFTTRSPEFTAAVAEWTEAGVTSEWCRGFGVEDGYPRYRTNGGMNQLAKHLAASLDSELVTIVTRVRAQALLQMDDAWGVSYESGARDVDEVGSVIATPPVPQTIDLLTDGAARLDNGVTLDDLRAITYHQVIALLTKVVGRPDFGPSGALQQPDDPTFSFIADNQAKGISPERTVTFHTAHALSAELFDRRDAAIADILVPQARAVLADADPEARIVEYQVKKWRYAGPVVPRSERSLTIARTPGPLVLAGDAFGGSKVEGAFLSGLSAAETILAAG
- the serA gene encoding phosphoglycerate dehydrogenase, with translation MARILVTEELAPTGLDKLRAAGHEVDIQLGLSPEELVAAMPGAAALIIRSATTVTEEVLAAGTDLTVVGRAGIGLDNVDVEAATKRGVMVCNAPQSNIVTTAEQTMALILAQARNIPQADAALKAGRWERSKWTGIELYDKTLGIVGLGRVGKLVAQRALAFGMKLIAYDPYISEDRARQLSVELVGLDELAARADIVTLHVIKTPETVGLIGADFFAKAKDGIRIINVARGGVVDEAALHDALVSGKAAAAGLDVFDTEPKTESPLFSLPNIVVTPHLGASTHEAQDKAGVTIAEQVNLALAGDFVPFAVNIDAAEVAGTMKPYLPLAEQLGRMFASFVGDLPSTVSVRFEGEIGGYDNRLATLSAIKGLLSVGATEPVSFVNANPLLAERGVTVTPVADSTSRDFVNKLTIEGGDHSMSATLVGLRDEARIIEIDGHDVDIPPSEHMLVVRNDDRPGVIGVVGTMLGEAQLNVSDMAVGRDPGGNSATMVITTRSQVPTDLIAKLASAEGILSVDAIECC
- a CDS encoding HNH endonuclease signature motif containing protein produces the protein MVGGNRHHERELFVDYFEPVSMDPAEIADPELRAAVLAHAASAQIAHADYLAVLNRAHQRDRAKRAVHRDTANWLADEIRTHRNTAGRDVNLARLIHHHHPRIGESYRNGRINADHLRLFTRIWNQRALRPYLERDLDILLGWATSPWVECIHLFRAWEVLVDPVDPNDLAAQAHDKRRFNYTRNGHQLICELDTTTAHFATIEAGLRAKVAELFEADWAEAQARVGSDASLDDLLRTDTERWHDALMSLLHSGIATDPGTAHVTANIVMDSDTAIAEAERRDAQAVGLPAPVRATNDATERARTYRCETLSGMPLAPADALDFALAGYVRKFVFETETSDFTASERARLFKGAKRVGIMIRDRHCQGAGCSTHASYCEADHTIRHIDGGPTVPTNGRARCGPCHRHKTRLESLGIWPGG